In Bombus huntii isolate Logan2020A chromosome 3, iyBomHunt1.1, whole genome shotgun sequence, a single genomic region encodes these proteins:
- the LOC126863607 gene encoding kinesin heavy chain isoform X2 translates to MAMETPREREIAAEDSIKVVCRFRPLNDSEEKAGSKFIVKFPSGGEDNCISIGGKVYLFDKVFKPNATQDKVYNEAARSIVTDVLAGYNGTIFAYGQTSSGKTHTMEGVIGDPNKQGIIPRIVNDIFNHIYGMEENLEFHIKVSYFEIYMDKIRDLLDVSKVNLSVHEDKNRVPFVKGATERFVSSPEEVFEVIEEGKSNRHIAVTNMNEHSSRSHSVFLINVKQENLENQKKLSGKLYLVDLAGSEKVSKTGAEGTVLDEAKNINKSLSALGNVISALADGNKTHIPYRDSKLTRILQESLGGNARTTIIICCSPASFNESETKSTLDFGKRAKTIKNVVCVNEELTAEEWKRRYEREKEKAARLKGKVEKLEAELSRWRQGETVKLEEQFNLVEASDVTTPINMSIEGKLDDGPMPATPGGNLMAGSLSNEERQKLEEERERLYQQLDDKDEEINQQSQYVENLKEQIHEQAELIATARREYEKLQQEVNRTQQEHERAKEEVKEVLQALEELAVNYDQKCQECDIKKKETETLTEELLAKQTTLNSTASELQQLRDMSAHQRKRIAEMLANFLKDLGEIGVAIGGDENLKVVPTESNGKLEEEFTVARLFISKMKSEVKNLVQRCQGLESSQVDCNKKVAEYEKDLAECRLLISQHEARMQTLTESMKVAEARKRALEEDVDALREECAKLKAAEQVQAVTNKEKAEEKEAATKMRVALEEQMDQLRDAHQKQVAALRDELSEKQELISELKDLNQKFTLAHQQMQADYERLKQEEANKSVKLQELILLNERREQARKDLKGLEETVAKELQTLHNLRKLFVQDLQTRIKKTMIAEDNEDDGGSLTQKQKISFLENNLDQLTKVHKQLVRDNADLRCELPKLEKRLRATMERVKALETALRDAKEGAMRDRKRYQYEVDRIKEAVRQKNLARRGPSAQIAKPIRAGQHHLTNVNAIRTGNRDMGNSVQ, encoded by the exons ATGGCAATGGAGACGCCGAGGGAGCGTGAGATTGCCGCGGAGGACAGTATCAAGGTAGTCTGCAGATTTCGACCTTTGAACGACTCCGAGGAGAAGGCTGGCTCGAAATTCATTGTAAAATTCCCATCCGGCGGCGAGGATAACTGCATCTCTATAGGG GGAAAAGTATATCTTTTTGATAAAGTATTTAAGCCAAATGCTACTCAAGATAAAGTTTACAATGAAGCAGCTAGATCAATTGTCACAGATGTGTTGGCAGGCTACAATGGCACTATTTTTGCATATGGGCAAACATCATCag GTAAAACGCACACTATGGAAGGTGTTATTGGAGACCCAAATAAACAGGGTATTATTCCCAGAATCGTTAATGACATTTTCAATCATATTTATGGCATGGAAGAGAATTTGGAATTTCATATCAAAGTATCATACTTTGAAATCTATATGGATAAGATCAGAGATCTTCTTGATG TGTCTAAGGTGAATCTAAGTGTGCATGAAGATAAAAATCGAGTACCATTTGTAAAAGGTGCAACAGAACGCTTTGTATCTAGTCCTGAAGAAGTGTTTGAAGTGATAGAAGAGGGAAAATCAAATAGGCACATTGCTGTAACTAACATGAATGAGCACAGCTCACGTTCTCATTCCGTATTCTTAATAAATGTGAAACAAGAAAACTTAGAAAACCAGAAGAAGCTATCAGGAAAATTATATCTTGTTGATTTAGCTGGTTCTGAAAAG gTCTCAAAAACTGGAGCAGAAGGCACTGTATTAGATgaagcaaaaaatattaataaatcccTATCAGCTCTTGGAAACGTAATTTCAGCTTTAGCTGATGGAAATAAAACTCACATTCCTTACCGTGACTCAAAGTTGACTAGAATTTTGCAAGAATCTCTTGGTGGCAATGCTAGAACTACGATTATTATTTGTTGTTCACCAGCTAGTTTCAATGAATCAGAAACAAAGTCGACTTTAGATTTTG gTAAACGAGCTAAGACTATAAAGAATGTTGTATGCGTTAATGAGGAATTAACGGCTGAAGAATGGAAGCGTCGTTAtgagagggagaaagagaaggcAGCTAGATTGAAAGGAAAAGTTGAAAAATTGGAGGCTGAATTATCTCGTTGGCGACAGGGTGAAACAGTTAAACTCGAAGAACAATTTAATTTGGTTGAAGCATCAGATGTTACAACTCCAATTAATATGTCCATTGAGG GTAAACTTGATGATGGTCCAATGCCGGCCACTCCTGGTGGCAATTTGATGGCTGGATCTTTATCTAATGAAGAACGGCAGAAACTAGAAGAAGAACGTGAAAGACTTTACCAGCAATTGGATGATAAGGATGAAGAGATTAATCAACAATCGCAATATGTTGAAAACTTGAAAGAACAAATTCATGAACAAGCAGAATTAATTGCGACTGCAAGGCGTGAATACGAGAAACTACAACAGGAGGTGAACCGAACACAGCAAGAACACGAACGGGCTAAGGAAGAAGTTAAAGAAGTTTTACAAGCATTGGAAGAGTTAGCAGTTAATTATGATCAAAAATGTCAAGAG TgtgatattaaaaagaaagaaacagaaactTTGACAGAAGAACTTTTAGCAAAACAAACAACGCTGAACAGTACTGCTTCAGAATTACAACAGTTGAGAGATATGTCTGCACATCAAAGGAAACGTATTGCAGAAATGTTAGCAAACTTCTtgaaagatttaggtgaaATTGGAGTTGCTATTGGCGGTGACGAAAATCTAAAG GTTGTACCTACAGAAAGCAATGGTAAACTTGAAGAGGAATTCACAGTGGCAAGGCTATTCATTAGCAAAATGAAATCAGAGGTGAAGAATTTAGTACAACGATGCCAAGGATTAGAAAGTTCCCAAGTAGACTGTAACAAGAAA gttgCCGAATATGAAAAAGATCTGGCTGAATGTCgtttattaatttctcaacATGAAGCTCGTATGCAAACATTAACGGAATCAATGAAAGTAGCGGAAGCACGTAAACGTGCTTTGGAGGAAGATGTTGATGCTTTACGCGAAGAATGTGCCAAGTTGAAGGCTGCAGAACAAGTACAAGCAgttacaaataaagaaaaagcaGAAGAAAAGGAAGCAGCAACAAAAATGAGAGTAGCACTAGAAGAACAAATGGATCAATTGCGAGATGCTCATCAGAAACAa GTCGCAGCGCTTAGGGATGAACTGTCTGAGAAGCAAGAATTGATCAGTGAACTTAAAGATTTGAACCAGAAATTCACATTAGCTCATCAGCAAATGCAAGCCGATTATGAGCGATTGAAACAAGAAGAAGCAAACAAATCCGTTAAATTGCAAGAACTAATTTTACTTAATGAACGCCGTGAACAA gCTCGCAAAGATCTTAAAGGTCTGGAGGAAACAGTAGCCAAAGAACTTCAAACACTGCACAATCTACGCAAATTATTTGTTCAAGATCTTCAGACTAGAATAAAGAAAACTATGATCGCAGAAGATAACGAAGACGATGGTGGATCACTTACACAGAAACAGAAGATTTCCTTCCTTGAGAATAATCTAGATCAGCTTACGAAA gtTCATAAACAACTTGTGAGGGATAACGCTGATCTTCGATGTGAATTACCCAAACTTGAAAAAAGATTGCGAGCTACGATGGAGCGTGTAAAAGCTCTGGAAACAGCATTGCGAGATGCCAAAGAAGGTGCAATGCGAGATCGTAAACGTTATCAATATGAGGTAGATAGAATCAAGGAAGCGGTTAGACAGAAGAATCTGGCTCGTCGTGGACCTAGCGCGCAAATTGCTAAGCCAATTAGAGCTGGTCAACACCATTTAACCAATGTTAATGCTATTAGAACAGGAAATCGTG ATATGGGTAACAGCGTACAGTGA
- the LOC126863607 gene encoding kinesin heavy chain isoform X1 produces MAMETPREREIAAEDSIKVVCRFRPLNDSEEKAGSKFIVKFPSGGEDNCISIGGKVYLFDKVFKPNATQDKVYNEAARSIVTDVLAGYNGTIFAYGQTSSGKTHTMEGVIGDPNKQGIIPRIVNDIFNHIYGMEENLEFHIKVSYFEIYMDKIRDLLDVSKVNLSVHEDKNRVPFVKGATERFVSSPEEVFEVIEEGKSNRHIAVTNMNEHSSRSHSVFLINVKQENLENQKKLSGKLYLVDLAGSEKVSKTGAEGTVLDEAKNINKSLSALGNVISALADGNKTHIPYRDSKLTRILQESLGGNARTTIIICCSPASFNESETKSTLDFGKRAKTIKNVVCVNEELTAEEWKRRYEREKEKAARLKGKVEKLEAELSRWRQGETVKLEEQFNLVEASDVTTPINMSIEGKLDDGPMPATPGGNLMAGSLSNEERQKLEEERERLYQQLDDKDEEINQQSQYVENLKEQIHEQAELIATARREYEKLQQEVNRTQQEHERAKEEVKEVLQALEELAVNYDQKCQECDIKKKETETLTEELLAKQTTLNSTASELQQLRDMSAHQRKRIAEMLANFLKDLGEIGVAIGGDENLKVVPTESNGKLEEEFTVARLFISKMKSEVKNLVQRCQGLESSQVDCNKKVAEYEKDLAECRLLISQHEARMQTLTESMKVAEARKRALEEDVDALREECAKLKAAEQVQAVTNKEKAEEKEAATKMRVALEEQMDQLRDAHQKQVAALRDELSEKQELISELKDLNQKFTLAHQQMQADYERLKQEEANKSVKLQELILLNERREQARKDLKGLEETVAKELQTLHNLRKLFVQDLQTRIKKTMIAEDNEDDGGSLTQKQKISFLENNLDQLTKVHKQLVRDNADLRCELPKLEKRLRATMERVKALETALRDAKEGAMRDRKRYQYEVDRIKEAVRQKNLARRGPSAQIAKPIRAGQHHLTNVNAIRTGNRENECKNAFINESNRVPETLICSGYP; encoded by the exons ATGGCAATGGAGACGCCGAGGGAGCGTGAGATTGCCGCGGAGGACAGTATCAAGGTAGTCTGCAGATTTCGACCTTTGAACGACTCCGAGGAGAAGGCTGGCTCGAAATTCATTGTAAAATTCCCATCCGGCGGCGAGGATAACTGCATCTCTATAGGG GGAAAAGTATATCTTTTTGATAAAGTATTTAAGCCAAATGCTACTCAAGATAAAGTTTACAATGAAGCAGCTAGATCAATTGTCACAGATGTGTTGGCAGGCTACAATGGCACTATTTTTGCATATGGGCAAACATCATCag GTAAAACGCACACTATGGAAGGTGTTATTGGAGACCCAAATAAACAGGGTATTATTCCCAGAATCGTTAATGACATTTTCAATCATATTTATGGCATGGAAGAGAATTTGGAATTTCATATCAAAGTATCATACTTTGAAATCTATATGGATAAGATCAGAGATCTTCTTGATG TGTCTAAGGTGAATCTAAGTGTGCATGAAGATAAAAATCGAGTACCATTTGTAAAAGGTGCAACAGAACGCTTTGTATCTAGTCCTGAAGAAGTGTTTGAAGTGATAGAAGAGGGAAAATCAAATAGGCACATTGCTGTAACTAACATGAATGAGCACAGCTCACGTTCTCATTCCGTATTCTTAATAAATGTGAAACAAGAAAACTTAGAAAACCAGAAGAAGCTATCAGGAAAATTATATCTTGTTGATTTAGCTGGTTCTGAAAAG gTCTCAAAAACTGGAGCAGAAGGCACTGTATTAGATgaagcaaaaaatattaataaatcccTATCAGCTCTTGGAAACGTAATTTCAGCTTTAGCTGATGGAAATAAAACTCACATTCCTTACCGTGACTCAAAGTTGACTAGAATTTTGCAAGAATCTCTTGGTGGCAATGCTAGAACTACGATTATTATTTGTTGTTCACCAGCTAGTTTCAATGAATCAGAAACAAAGTCGACTTTAGATTTTG gTAAACGAGCTAAGACTATAAAGAATGTTGTATGCGTTAATGAGGAATTAACGGCTGAAGAATGGAAGCGTCGTTAtgagagggagaaagagaaggcAGCTAGATTGAAAGGAAAAGTTGAAAAATTGGAGGCTGAATTATCTCGTTGGCGACAGGGTGAAACAGTTAAACTCGAAGAACAATTTAATTTGGTTGAAGCATCAGATGTTACAACTCCAATTAATATGTCCATTGAGG GTAAACTTGATGATGGTCCAATGCCGGCCACTCCTGGTGGCAATTTGATGGCTGGATCTTTATCTAATGAAGAACGGCAGAAACTAGAAGAAGAACGTGAAAGACTTTACCAGCAATTGGATGATAAGGATGAAGAGATTAATCAACAATCGCAATATGTTGAAAACTTGAAAGAACAAATTCATGAACAAGCAGAATTAATTGCGACTGCAAGGCGTGAATACGAGAAACTACAACAGGAGGTGAACCGAACACAGCAAGAACACGAACGGGCTAAGGAAGAAGTTAAAGAAGTTTTACAAGCATTGGAAGAGTTAGCAGTTAATTATGATCAAAAATGTCAAGAG TgtgatattaaaaagaaagaaacagaaactTTGACAGAAGAACTTTTAGCAAAACAAACAACGCTGAACAGTACTGCTTCAGAATTACAACAGTTGAGAGATATGTCTGCACATCAAAGGAAACGTATTGCAGAAATGTTAGCAAACTTCTtgaaagatttaggtgaaATTGGAGTTGCTATTGGCGGTGACGAAAATCTAAAG GTTGTACCTACAGAAAGCAATGGTAAACTTGAAGAGGAATTCACAGTGGCAAGGCTATTCATTAGCAAAATGAAATCAGAGGTGAAGAATTTAGTACAACGATGCCAAGGATTAGAAAGTTCCCAAGTAGACTGTAACAAGAAA gttgCCGAATATGAAAAAGATCTGGCTGAATGTCgtttattaatttctcaacATGAAGCTCGTATGCAAACATTAACGGAATCAATGAAAGTAGCGGAAGCACGTAAACGTGCTTTGGAGGAAGATGTTGATGCTTTACGCGAAGAATGTGCCAAGTTGAAGGCTGCAGAACAAGTACAAGCAgttacaaataaagaaaaagcaGAAGAAAAGGAAGCAGCAACAAAAATGAGAGTAGCACTAGAAGAACAAATGGATCAATTGCGAGATGCTCATCAGAAACAa GTCGCAGCGCTTAGGGATGAACTGTCTGAGAAGCAAGAATTGATCAGTGAACTTAAAGATTTGAACCAGAAATTCACATTAGCTCATCAGCAAATGCAAGCCGATTATGAGCGATTGAAACAAGAAGAAGCAAACAAATCCGTTAAATTGCAAGAACTAATTTTACTTAATGAACGCCGTGAACAA gCTCGCAAAGATCTTAAAGGTCTGGAGGAAACAGTAGCCAAAGAACTTCAAACACTGCACAATCTACGCAAATTATTTGTTCAAGATCTTCAGACTAGAATAAAGAAAACTATGATCGCAGAAGATAACGAAGACGATGGTGGATCACTTACACAGAAACAGAAGATTTCCTTCCTTGAGAATAATCTAGATCAGCTTACGAAA gtTCATAAACAACTTGTGAGGGATAACGCTGATCTTCGATGTGAATTACCCAAACTTGAAAAAAGATTGCGAGCTACGATGGAGCGTGTAAAAGCTCTGGAAACAGCATTGCGAGATGCCAAAGAAGGTGCAATGCGAGATCGTAAACGTTATCAATATGAGGTAGATAGAATCAAGGAAGCGGTTAGACAGAAGAATCTGGCTCGTCGTGGACCTAGCGCGCAAATTGCTAAGCCAATTAGAGCTGGTCAACACCATTTAACCAATGTTAATGCTATTAGAACAGGAAATCGTG AAAACGAATGCAAGAACGCTTTCATCAATGAAAGCAATAGAGTTCCAGAGACTCTAATTTGTAGTGGATACCCATAA